A window of Clostridium botulinum BKT015925 contains these coding sequences:
- the prfA gene encoding peptide chain release factor 1, which translates to MLDKLDFTENKYEELSIKISDPSVMANQNEWRKLCKEHAELETIVTKYREYKNNKEELVANKELLSEENDRDMKEMIQEEIKTLEESIVSDEEELKILLLPKDPNDDKNVFIEIRAGAGGDEAALFAANLFRMYTRYAERHGWKTELMSANETDIGGFKEVVFMLRGDSAYSKMKFESGVHRVQRVPDTESSGRIHTSTATVAVLPEVDDVDIQIDPNDIRIDVFRASGHGGQCVNTTDSAVRMTHIPTGIVVSCQDEKSQLKNKEKALKVLKARLYEKAEAERAASISADRKSQVGTGDRSERIRTYNYPQGRVTEHRIGVTLYKLDAFLDGDMEEIIDALITAEQAEKMKAMGNN; encoded by the coding sequence ATGTTAGATAAATTGGATTTTACAGAAAATAAGTACGAAGAATTATCGATAAAAATTAGTGACCCATCAGTAATGGCTAATCAAAATGAATGGAGAAAACTATGTAAAGAGCATGCGGAGCTTGAAACTATAGTTACAAAGTATAGAGAATATAAAAATAATAAAGAAGAATTAGTAGCTAATAAAGAATTACTTTCAGAAGAAAATGATAGAGATATGAAAGAAATGATTCAAGAAGAGATAAAAACTCTCGAAGAAAGTATAGTAAGTGATGAAGAAGAGTTAAAAATATTACTTCTTCCTAAAGATCCTAATGATGATAAAAACGTATTTATCGAAATAAGAGCTGGTGCTGGTGGAGATGAAGCAGCATTATTTGCAGCTAACTTATTTAGAATGTATACAAGATATGCTGAAAGACATGGTTGGAAGACTGAACTTATGAGTGCCAATGAAACAGATATTGGTGGATTTAAGGAAGTTGTATTTATGTTAAGAGGAGATTCAGCATATAGTAAAATGAAATTTGAAAGTGGAGTTCATAGAGTGCAAAGAGTTCCAGATACTGAATCAAGTGGAAGAATACATACGTCTACAGCTACTGTAGCAGTTTTACCAGAAGTGGATGACGTTGATATACAAATAGATCCTAATGATATTAGAATTGATGTATTTAGAGCATCAGGACACGGTGGACAATGTGTAAATACTACGGACTCAGCAGTAAGAATGACACATATACCAACAGGTATAGTTGTATCATGTCAAGATGAAAAGTCACAGCTTAAAAATAAAGAAAAAGCTCTAAAGGTATTAAAAGCTAGATTATACGAAAAGGCAGAAGCAGAAAGAGCTGCTAGTATATCAGCAGACAGAAAGAGTCAAGTTGGTACTGGAGATAGAAGTGAAAGAATAAGAACTTACAATTATCCACAAGGAAGAGTTACAGAGCATAGAATAGGTGTTACCTTATATAAATTAGATGCGTTCCTTGATGGAGATATGGAAGAAATTATAGATGCATTAATAACAGCAGAACAAGCTGAAAAAATGAAAGCAATGGGAAATAATTAA
- the prmC gene encoding peptide chain release factor N(5)-glutamine methyltransferase, translating to MKIGEALSIAYNTLKDENIDTYMLDSQLLIQKVLKKDKLFIILNRDMEISSENQEEFFKLIKLRKDKMPVKYILGECEFMGLNFNVKKGVLIPRADTEILVEEVIKEIRENGYNNICDVCCGSGAIGISIAKYINKTRVDCYDISDIAIEVTKSNINKLELNDKVYVYKSDLLDEAKKQNKMYDVIVSNPPYIKEDVIPTLMKDVKEYEPYIALCGGKDGLYFYNKITKDSVVFLNRGGLLAFEIGYDQGKDVEEILIQNGFSNIRVIKDLAGLDRVVVGRL from the coding sequence ATGAAAATAGGAGAAGCTTTAAGTATTGCATATAATACTTTAAAAGATGAAAATATAGATACGTATATGTTAGATTCACAGCTTTTAATTCAAAAAGTTTTAAAAAAAGATAAATTATTTATAATTTTAAACAGAGATATGGAAATATCATCAGAAAATCAAGAGGAGTTTTTTAAACTTATAAAATTACGCAAAGATAAAATGCCAGTAAAGTATATCTTAGGTGAATGTGAATTTATGGGATTAAATTTTAATGTAAAAAAAGGTGTTTTAATTCCTAGGGCGGATACAGAAATATTAGTAGAAGAAGTAATAAAAGAAATTAGGGAAAATGGATATAATAATATATGTGATGTATGTTGTGGAAGTGGAGCCATAGGAATTTCCATAGCAAAATACATAAATAAAACTAGAGTGGATTGTTATGACATATCGGATATAGCAATTGAAGTTACTAAAAGTAATATAAATAAATTAGAACTTAATGATAAAGTTTACGTATATAAAAGTGATCTGTTAGATGAAGCTAAAAAACAAAATAAGATGTATGATGTTATAGTTTCAAATCCGCCATATATTAAAGAAGATGTTATACCAACTCTTATGAAAGATGTTAAAGAATACGAACCATATATTGCTTTATGTGGTGGAAAAGATGGACTTTACTTTTATAACAAAATAACAAAGGATAGTGTAGTTTTTTTAAATAGGGGAGGATTATTAGCTTTTGAGATAGGATATGATCAAGGAAAAGATGTTGAAGAGATATTAATTCAAAATGGGTTTTCCAATATAAGGGTGATCAAGGACCTTGCAGGGTTAGACAGAGTAGTTGTAGGAAGGCTTTAA
- a CDS encoding DUF1385 domain-containing protein, translated as MGKKVSVGGQAVIEGVMMRGSTGVATAVRKSNGEIEVDFKKIKPLTQKNKVFSLPIIRGFITLIDSLILGIKTLNYSASFIEEELEEPSKLDKWIEEKFKGKATDIIMGISFVVSMALSILIFFIIPTFVANGFKRINITNTVSLNILEGIIRVFIFLTYIYLISKMDDIKRVFEYHGAEHKTIFCYESNEELKPENAKQHGRLHPRCGTNFLFLVMIVSIILFSFTGWKSIWQRILYRIILLPVVSGITYEIIKWMGNNKNMCTKVLSYPGLMLQKLTTREPDLKQLEVAIVSLKVAEGMETVESIKSEYNNDN; from the coding sequence ATGGGGAAAAAAGTTTCAGTTGGAGGGCAGGCAGTTATAGAGGGTGTAATGATGAGAGGAAGTACTGGTGTAGCTACTGCTGTAAGAAAAAGTAATGGAGAAATAGAAGTAGATTTTAAAAAAATAAAACCTCTTACTCAAAAGAATAAGGTATTTTCCTTACCAATTATAAGAGGATTTATTACGTTGATTGATTCATTAATACTTGGAATAAAAACTTTAAATTATTCTGCATCTTTTATTGAAGAGGAATTAGAAGAGCCATCTAAATTAGATAAATGGATAGAAGAAAAGTTTAAGGGAAAAGCAACAGACATAATTATGGGCATATCTTTTGTTGTATCTATGGCGTTATCGATCTTAATATTTTTTATAATACCCACATTTGTAGCTAATGGATTTAAAAGAATTAACATAACTAATACTGTTTCTCTTAATATATTAGAAGGCATTATAAGAGTTTTTATATTTCTTACATATATATATCTTATTAGTAAGATGGATGATATAAAAAGAGTATTTGAATATCATGGAGCAGAACATAAAACCATATTTTGTTATGAAAGTAATGAGGAACTTAAACCTGAAAATGCAAAACAACATGGAAGGTTACACCCTAGATGTGGAACGAATTTTTTATTTTTAGTTATGATAGTTAGTATAATTTTATTTTCATTTACTGGGTGGAAATCTATTTGGCAAAGAATTTTATATAGAATAATTTTATTACCAGTAGTTTCGGGAATAACTTATGAAATTATAAAATGGATGGGAAATAATAAAAATATGTGTACTAAAGTTTTATCTTATCCAGGACTTATGTTACAAAAGCTTACTACTAGAGAACCGGATTTGAAGCAACTAGAGGTAGCTATTGTATCATTAAAGGTAGCTGAAGGTATGGAAACAGTTGAAAGTATAAAATCAGAGTATAATAATGATAACTAA